In a genomic window of Penaeus chinensis breed Huanghai No. 1 chromosome 30, ASM1920278v2, whole genome shotgun sequence:
- the LOC125041090 gene encoding extensin-like, producing the protein SLLSPLSSLLSPLSSLLSPLSFRNECNSSISSEEAKAMTLISVQYNKAFHAHLPFPSHAHLPFPSHAHLPFPSHAHLPFPSHAHLPFPSHAHLPFPSHAHLSSPATPTFHPQPRPPSIPQPRPPSIPQPRPPSIPQPRPPSIPQPRPPSIPQPRPPFIPCHAHLSSPATPTFHSPATPTFHSLATPTFHSPATPTFHSPATPTFHSPATPTFHSLATPTFHSPATPTFHSPATPIFHSLTTPTFHSPATPTFHPLPRPPSIPQPRPPSIPQPRPPSIPLPRPPSFPQPRPPSIPLPRPPSIPQPRPPFIPCHAHLSSPATPTFHSPATPTFHSLATPTFHSPATPTYPSPAMPTFHSPVTPTFHSPATPTLHSLATPTFHSPVTPTYPSPATPTLHSQGNTTHRRNMFQGRKLKTFIRESSEDKAVLSF; encoded by the exons tctctcctctctcctctctcctctctcctctctcctctctcctctctcctctctcctctctcc TTCCGTAACGAGTGTAATTCCAGTATTTCAAGTGAAGAGGCAAAGGCCATGACATTGATCTCAGTGCAGTACAATAAA GCTTT CCACGCCCACCTTCCATTCCCCAGCCACGCCCACCTTCCATTCCCCAGCCACGCCCACCTTCCATTCCCCAGCCACGCCCACCTTCCATTCCCCAGCCACGCCCACCTTCCATTCCCCAGCCACGCCCACCTTCCATTCCCCAGCCACGCCCACCTTTCATCCCCTGCCACACCCACCTTTCATCCCCAGCCACGCCCACCTTCCATTCCCCAGCCACGCCCACCTTCCATTCCCCAGCCACGCCCACCTTCCATTCCCCAGCCACGCCCACCTTCCATTCCCCAACCACGCCCACCTTCCATTCCCCAGCCACGCCCACCTTTCATCCCCTGCCACGCCCACCTTTCATCCCCTGCCACGCCCACCTTCCATTCCCCAGCCACGCCCACCTTCCATTCCCTTGCCACGCCCACCTTCCATTCCCCAGCCACGCCCACCTTCCATTCCCCAGCCACGCCCACCTTCCATTCCCCGGCCACGCCCACCTTCCATTCCCTTGCCACGCCCACCTTCCATTCCCCAGCCACGCCCACCTTCCATTCCCCAGCCACGCCCATCTTCCATTCCCTTACCACGCCCACCTTCCATTCCCCAGCCACGCCCACCTTTCATCCCCTGCCACGCCCACCTTCCATTCCCCAGCCACGCCCACCTTCCATTCCCCAGCCACGCCCACCTTCCATTCCCTTGCCACGCCCACCTTCCTTTCCCCAGCCACGCCCACCTTCCATTCCCTTGCCACGCCCACCTTCCATTCCCCAGCCACGCCCACCTTTCATCCCCTGCCACGCCCACCTTTCATCCCCAGCCACGCCCACCTTCCATTCCCCAGCCACGCCCACCTTCCATTCCCTTGCCACGCCCACCTTTCATTCCCCAGCCACGCCCACCTACCCTTCCCCAGCCATGCCCACCTTCCATTCCCCAGTCACGCCCACCTTCCATTCCCCAGCCACGCCCACCCTCCATTCCCTAGCCACGCCCACCTTCCATTCCCCAGTCACGCCCACCTACCCTTCCCCAGCCACGCCCACCCTCCACTCCCAAGGAAACACAACGCACAGAAGAAAC ATGTTCCAGGGACGCAAACTTAAAACTTTCATTAGAGAGAGTTCTGAAGATAAGGCTGTGCTTTCATTTTGA